One region of Primulina tabacum isolate GXHZ01 chromosome 1, ASM2559414v2, whole genome shotgun sequence genomic DNA includes:
- the LOC142556748 gene encoding pentatricopeptide repeat-containing protein At5g61800-like — MMFDQMPDRNSVSWGILLAGYAKLGYCVEAIDLFDGMVHLRVNYDNDALVLVLSACAQIGELTKGKKIHYQIERDGIKSDSYLWTGFIDMNAKCGSIGFAKDVFDSCLVKNVSLWNAMPFVLAMHGNDKLLLKYFSRMAKDAIRLDGVTILGVLVGCSHSRLINEARVIFREMESIYDVPLELKHYGSKQIHVK, encoded by the coding sequence ATGATGTTCGATCAAATGCCTGACAGAAACTCGGTTTCTTGGGGTATCCTTTTGGCTGGGTATGCAAAATTAGGTTATTGTGTTGAGGCAATAGATTTGTTTGATGGAATGGTTCACTTGAGGGTAAATTATGACAATGATGCTCTGGTTTTAGTACTTTCGGCTTGTGCACAGATCGGAGAGCTGACGAAAGGGAAGAAAATACATTATCAAATTGAGAGAGACGGGATTAAATCAGATTCATATCTGTGGACTGGATTCATAGACATGAATGCAAAATGTGGTTCCATCGGGTTTGCTAAGGACGTCTTTGATTCCTGTCTTGTAAAGAACGTATCTTTATGGAATGCTATGCCTTTTGTGCTGGCTATGCATGGAAATGACAAATTGTTGCTAAAATACTTTTCAAGAATGGCTAAAGATGCTATTAGACTTGATGGAGTGACTATTTTAGGGGTTCTCGTGGGCTGCAGCCACTCGAGGCTTATAAATGAGGCCAGGGTGATCTTTCGGGAAATGGAGAGTATTTACGATGTCCCACTAGAATTGAAGCATTATGGGTCCAAACAAATCCATGTGAAGTAG